Proteins found in one Bremerella volcania genomic segment:
- a CDS encoding TIGR00282 family metallophosphoesterase, producing MRILHIGDIVGKVGRDIVRDVVPGLREKYNLSLVVANAENACGGSGLTPAAHRELIDARVDCITMGDHIYRRKELNKTLESQPNIVKPANYPAAAPGKDFAIVQSKEGLRVAVISVMGRVFMRPVDCPWTAIDRVLSQIPSDIKIRCVDFHAEATSDKQLMGRHLDGRVSYCLGTHTHVATADEQIFPRGTAFMCDVGMTGPHESIIGRRIDRVLETTVTFRPTLFDVAKDDVRLNGAIVDVDPQTGKASAIERLQVRENEVKELKVQRP from the coding sequence TTGAGGATTCTGCACATCGGAGACATCGTCGGGAAGGTCGGTCGCGATATCGTTCGCGACGTCGTTCCAGGCCTCCGTGAGAAGTACAACCTTTCCCTGGTGGTGGCCAATGCAGAAAACGCATGCGGCGGTTCGGGACTGACTCCGGCCGCCCATCGAGAACTGATCGATGCCCGGGTCGACTGCATCACCATGGGGGATCATATCTACCGACGCAAGGAACTCAACAAGACCCTTGAGTCGCAGCCCAACATCGTAAAACCTGCCAACTATCCGGCCGCCGCACCGGGAAAAGACTTTGCCATCGTCCAGTCGAAGGAAGGGTTGCGTGTCGCGGTGATCAGTGTGATGGGACGTGTCTTCATGCGTCCGGTTGATTGCCCCTGGACCGCCATCGATCGGGTTTTGTCCCAGATTCCGTCCGACATCAAAATCCGCTGCGTGGACTTTCACGCTGAAGCGACCAGCGACAAGCAACTGATGGGTCGTCATCTGGACGGAAGAGTCAGCTACTGCCTCGGCACGCATACTCACGTCGCGACGGCGGACGAGCAGATCTTTCCCAGGGGAACCGCTTTCATGTGCGACGTCGGCATGACCGGCCCGCACGAGAGCATCATTGGCCGGCGTATCGATCGCGTCCTGGAAACGACCGTTACCTTCCGTCCAACGCTATTCGACGTCGCCAAGGACGATGTCCGCCTGAATGGGGCGATCGTCGACGTCGATCCCCAAACGGGCAAAGCATCCGCCATCGAGCGTCTTCAGGTTCGTGAAAACGAGGTGAAAGAGCTGAAGGTTCAACGACCGTAA
- a CDS encoding leucine-rich repeat domain-containing protein, whose protein sequence is MKTLLAVLVALSPALLLAAEPTQAAFDKINAKIQMRDGAVYSLSANCDGYTDQEYQLIGQLKTLKSLSISGKDLNDDQLKMLSGLKELESIMVNGTVLTDDGYQHFTAFANLKRLSIFHPSRKLEAFNGSGLAHLKALPALESLTFAGATAGNQALEAVGELTQLESFREWHNTETSDGLKNLVKLKNLKSIRLGQRLPSWGKDTPASFDNGSIAILAKIPSLESIELTEARLNYDSVIQPKDLPNLKKLIISQVDISKADVEKLKAAMPSVEIKWEPLTDEQAEMLSKKLRL, encoded by the coding sequence ATGAAGACCCTGCTTGCTGTTCTGGTAGCACTTTCCCCTGCCCTGTTGCTCGCAGCTGAACCCACCCAGGCTGCGTTCGACAAGATCAACGCCAAGATCCAAATGCGTGACGGGGCCGTCTATTCCCTGTCGGCAAATTGCGATGGCTACACCGACCAGGAGTACCAACTCATCGGTCAATTGAAGACGCTGAAGTCTCTTTCGATCAGCGGGAAGGATCTGAACGACGACCAGTTGAAGATGCTCTCGGGGCTGAAGGAGCTTGAATCGATCATGGTCAACGGGACCGTGCTGACCGACGACGGTTACCAGCACTTCACGGCGTTTGCGAATCTGAAGCGGCTTTCGATCTTTCACCCGTCGCGCAAGTTGGAAGCGTTCAACGGTTCGGGCCTTGCGCATCTGAAAGCCTTGCCGGCGCTTGAGTCCCTCACCTTTGCCGGGGCAACCGCAGGCAACCAGGCGCTCGAAGCGGTGGGTGAGCTAACGCAACTGGAAAGCTTTCGCGAGTGGCACAATACCGAAACGAGTGATGGTCTGAAGAACCTGGTCAAGCTGAAGAATCTCAAGTCGATTCGCCTGGGGCAGCGACTGCCAAGTTGGGGAAAGGACACGCCAGCCAGCTTTGACAACGGTTCGATCGCGATCCTGGCGAAGATCCCGTCGCTGGAGTCGATTGAACTGACCGAAGCTCGCTTGAACTACGACTCGGTAATACAGCCTAAAGACCTGCCGAATCTCAAGAAGCTGATCATCAGCCAGGTCGATATCTCGAAAGCGGACGTCGAGAAGCTGAAAGCAGCCATGCCCAGTGTCGAGATCAAGTGGGAACCACTGACGGACGAACAGGCTGAGATGCTGAGTAAGAAGCTGAGACTGTAG
- the rny gene encoding ribonuclease Y produces the protein MSGFYYALTAAIAAIGAALLVKFIDRLRKKDVETEAQQILEKAKQDSENLKKEALLEAKEEALRQKTEAERDLSKQRDEIREREKSLDRREESIEQQATHLRKQENMVETTQRRLSEKIEENDKRSTNLESIIRDQQERLHRMSGLNAEEAKSELLKLLDQQLQSETGAIILKHQRRMEEEVRPIVQDMLLTAMQRFAAAHTAESTTSTVDIPSDEMKGRIIGREGRNIRSFEKETGVDVIIDDTPGVVIVSGFDPVRREIARQSLNKLIADGRIHPSRIEEVVKETQSDIETTIRKKGEEATTEINVMGLHPRLVEMLGRLHFRTSYSQNVLRHSIEVGFIAGLLAEMVGLDPQIARRAGLLHDIGKAADHELEGGHPKIGADLLKRHGESPEVVHAAFGHHDEIITEYPYTMLVATADACSASRPGARRETLERYIKRMEELESIATGFHGVEQAFAIQAGRELRVIASAKEVNDEMAAKICRDIAKAFEEQLTYPGEIKVTMVRESRFTEFAR, from the coding sequence GTGTCTGGGTTTTATTATGCATTGACAGCGGCTATCGCGGCGATTGGAGCCGCGCTGCTTGTCAAGTTTATCGATCGGCTCCGAAAGAAGGACGTGGAGACCGAGGCCCAACAGATCCTGGAAAAAGCCAAACAGGATTCTGAGAACCTCAAAAAAGAAGCTTTGCTCGAAGCGAAAGAAGAAGCTCTCCGTCAGAAAACCGAAGCCGAACGAGACCTCTCCAAACAACGAGACGAAATCCGCGAACGCGAGAAGTCACTCGACCGCCGCGAAGAATCGATCGAACAACAAGCGACCCACTTGCGCAAGCAAGAGAACATGGTCGAAACCACGCAGCGGCGTCTCAGCGAGAAAATCGAAGAGAACGACAAACGCTCGACCAACCTCGAAAGCATCATCCGCGATCAGCAGGAACGCCTGCACCGGATGAGCGGACTCAACGCCGAAGAAGCCAAGAGCGAACTGCTCAAGCTGCTCGACCAACAACTTCAGTCCGAAACCGGCGCGATCATTTTGAAGCACCAGCGACGGATGGAAGAAGAAGTTCGCCCCATCGTCCAAGACATGCTGCTGACGGCCATGCAGCGGTTCGCCGCGGCCCACACCGCGGAGTCGACGACCAGCACGGTCGACATCCCCAGCGATGAAATGAAGGGGCGAATTATCGGTCGTGAAGGGCGTAACATCCGCAGCTTTGAAAAGGAGACCGGCGTCGACGTGATCATCGACGATACGCCAGGCGTGGTGATCGTCAGCGGTTTCGATCCGGTTCGCCGCGAGATCGCTCGGCAATCGCTTAACAAATTGATCGCCGACGGCCGCATTCACCCCTCGCGGATCGAAGAAGTCGTCAAGGAAACCCAGTCCGACATCGAAACGACAATTCGGAAGAAGGGGGAAGAAGCGACCACCGAAATCAACGTGATGGGACTGCACCCCCGCCTGGTCGAAATGCTGGGAAGACTTCATTTCCGAACCAGCTACAGCCAGAACGTGTTGCGCCACAGCATTGAAGTCGGTTTCATTGCCGGACTACTGGCCGAAATGGTTGGGCTCGATCCGCAAATTGCCCGGCGTGCAGGGTTGCTGCACGATATCGGGAAAGCAGCGGACCATGAACTGGAAGGGGGGCACCCCAAGATCGGTGCCGACCTCTTGAAGCGTCACGGAGAATCGCCCGAGGTGGTCCACGCCGCGTTTGGTCATCACGACGAGATCATCACCGAGTACCCTTACACGATGCTGGTCGCCACGGCGGATGCTTGCAGTGCCTCGCGTCCTGGGGCTCGCCGTGAGACGCTCGAACGGTACATCAAACGCATGGAAGAGCTGGAGTCGATTGCCACTGGCTTCCACGGAGTCGAACAGGCCTTCGCCATTCAAGCGGGTCGCGAACTGCGCGTGATCGCTTCGGCCAAGGAAGTGAACGACGAGATGGCTGCCAAAATCTGTCGCGATATCGCCAAAGCGTTCGAGGAACAGCTGACGTATCCCGGCGAAATCAAGGTAACCATGGTCCGCGAGTCCCGGTTCACGGAATTTGCTCGCTAA
- a CDS encoding glycoside hydrolase family 16 protein, translated as MLVRAMLLLIVTAVLCPPLTIGQELPPLPSGAKVTLEEDWSSSKIDEKKWYVYRKKWGNGNHGVVPENVTIGKDVVGGKQKNVLVCTAHGDQYDGEVIGWWGNKTRVGGVIVSQQYFASGRFEVVMKIGSQEKHPGGPADPMRPKGCIPALWTYGYRWVEADKSRQGEFQAETPMYNPHMPAYGLAANEYWSELDFPEFGKAGNFENSMYNTFLQNRHDNRFFQIPRAIDGSYHTFVTEWRTHLRPMPAIRDAQVIESEGYYWIQDKSVPFADYLGNPLKKLGDNKYALYEGKIAMHYIDGKKVAGNDKWVPAMSAQLNMGVWLPDWAGPADWKTASMKIASVKVWQYGDEGDVIGVMKGRNPDNFVQDGKPID; from the coding sequence ATGTTGGTTCGAGCGATGTTGTTGTTGATTGTCACCGCAGTCTTGTGCCCTCCGCTGACGATTGGCCAGGAACTTCCTCCCCTTCCCTCCGGCGCTAAGGTGACGCTTGAGGAAGATTGGTCTAGCAGCAAAATCGATGAAAAAAAGTGGTACGTCTATCGCAAGAAGTGGGGCAACGGTAATCACGGCGTGGTGCCTGAGAACGTAACGATCGGCAAGGACGTAGTTGGGGGCAAGCAGAAGAACGTGCTCGTCTGTACGGCCCACGGCGATCAGTACGACGGCGAAGTGATTGGCTGGTGGGGCAATAAGACCCGAGTCGGCGGCGTGATTGTGAGCCAGCAGTACTTCGCCTCGGGGCGTTTCGAGGTCGTCATGAAGATTGGCTCGCAGGAAAAGCATCCCGGAGGGCCAGCCGATCCGATGCGACCCAAGGGATGTATTCCTGCTTTGTGGACCTATGGGTATCGCTGGGTTGAAGCCGACAAGAGCCGGCAAGGTGAGTTTCAAGCCGAAACTCCAATGTACAACCCGCACATGCCTGCCTATGGCCTGGCTGCAAACGAGTACTGGTCGGAGTTAGACTTTCCGGAGTTCGGCAAGGCAGGCAACTTCGAGAACTCGATGTACAACACGTTCCTGCAGAACCGCCACGACAACCGCTTCTTTCAAATCCCCCGAGCCATCGACGGATCGTATCACACGTTCGTCACCGAGTGGCGAACGCATCTTAGGCCGATGCCGGCGATTCGCGACGCTCAGGTGATCGAGTCGGAAGGCTATTACTGGATTCAAGATAAGTCGGTTCCCTTCGCCGATTACCTGGGCAACCCCCTTAAGAAACTCGGTGATAACAAGTATGCCCTTTACGAAGGCAAGATTGCCATGCACTACATCGATGGCAAGAAGGTCGCCGGGAACGACAAATGGGTCCCTGCGATGTCGGCTCAGTTGAACATGGGCGTGTGGCTGCCTGACTGGGCCGGACCGGCCGACTGGAAGACGGCCAGCATGAAGATCGCCAGCGTGAAAGTGTGGCAGTACGGCGACGAGGGGGATGTGATCGGAGTGATGAAGGGGCGGAACCCCGACAACTTTGTCCAAGATGGGAAGCCAATTGATTAA
- the tilS gene encoding tRNA lysidine(34) synthetase TilS, with protein MATFPQRFLESWPPAAWHGRVTLLAVSGGADSMALLRLMADSVNQSGREKLWVVHVNHGLRGQASEDDQQFVVESAKSLGLRVRTRSLPADTLSPEQTADGLETAARAARYAFFEEVAREVEARYLVTAHHQDDQIETVLHRILRGTGIAGLSGIATARQWLPGIGLVRPLLPFRRREIVDYLREIDQPWREDATNAGQDFTRNKIRNDLLPKLREDFGEQVEQSLYRLSLQATECQEVINDLVDDLVEAAVTIADSTTVHIDLGKLCDVRPYLVRELLVRIWRDQKWPRQDMTQLHWHKLSELAFGQTDAVADVLPGAIRAAREADVLILRR; from the coding sequence ATGGCGACATTTCCGCAACGATTTCTCGAAAGCTGGCCGCCGGCAGCCTGGCATGGCCGGGTAACCCTTCTCGCCGTGTCCGGCGGGGCTGATAGCATGGCCCTTTTGCGGCTGATGGCCGACAGCGTCAACCAATCCGGGCGTGAAAAGTTGTGGGTGGTGCACGTCAATCACGGTCTTCGTGGCCAGGCCTCGGAGGACGACCAGCAGTTCGTGGTGGAGTCGGCCAAAAGCTTGGGACTGAGGGTTCGCACCCGTTCCCTTCCTGCCGATACCCTTTCGCCAGAGCAAACCGCGGATGGGCTCGAGACCGCGGCCCGGGCGGCGCGGTATGCGTTCTTTGAAGAAGTGGCCCGCGAGGTCGAAGCCAGGTATTTGGTGACGGCCCATCATCAGGACGACCAAATCGAAACGGTCCTGCATCGCATTTTGCGAGGGACCGGCATTGCCGGGCTTTCCGGCATTGCCACGGCTCGCCAGTGGCTTCCCGGCATTGGGTTGGTAAGGCCGCTACTGCCGTTTAGGCGTCGTGAGATCGTGGACTATCTCCGTGAAATTGATCAGCCGTGGCGAGAAGATGCCACCAATGCCGGGCAAGATTTTACCCGCAACAAGATCCGCAACGACCTGCTGCCGAAGCTTCGTGAAGACTTCGGGGAACAGGTCGAGCAGTCCCTCTATCGTCTCTCGCTTCAAGCAACCGAGTGCCAGGAAGTGATCAACGACCTGGTGGACGATCTAGTGGAAGCCGCTGTCACGATCGCCGATTCAACGACCGTTCACATCGACCTAGGCAAGCTGTGTGATGTTCGCCCTTACCTGGTGCGCGAACTGTTGGTTCGCATCTGGCGTGATCAGAAATGGCCTCGTCAGGACATGACGCAGTTACACTGGCATAAGCTAAGTGAGTTGGCCTTCGGACAGACCGATGCCGTGGCGGACGTTCTGCCCGGGGCGATTCGTGCTGCCCGAGAAGCGGATGTTTTGATTCTCAGGCGTTAG